The proteins below come from a single Falco rusticolus isolate bFalRus1 chromosome 8, bFalRus1.pri, whole genome shotgun sequence genomic window:
- the DES gene encoding desmin, which translates to MSQSYSSSQRVSSYRRTFGGASPVFSRASFGGKGSSGSSVTSRVYQVSRTSAVPSLSSFRTTRVTPLRSYQSTYQGAGELLDFSLADAMNQEFLQTRTNEKVELQELNDRFANYIEKVRFLEQQNAMMMAEVNRLRGKEPTRVAEMYEEELRELRHQVDLLTSQRARVEVERDNLLDDLQKLRQKLQEEIQLKEEAENNLAAFRADVDAATLARIDLERRIESLQEEIAFLKKVHEEEIRELQAQLQEQHIQVEMDISKPDLTAALRDIRAQYESIAAKNIAEAEEWYKSKVSDLTQAANKNNDALRQAKQEMLEYRHQIQSYTCEIDALKGTNDSLMRQMREMEERFAGEAGGYQDTIARLEEEIRHLKDEMARHLREYQDLLNVKMALDVEIATYRKLLEGEENRISIPMHQTFASALNFRETSPEQRGSEVHTKKTVMIKTIETRDGEVVSEATQQQHEVL; encoded by the exons ATGAGCCAGTCCTACTCCTCCAGCCAGCGGGTCTCTTCCTACCGCCGCACCTTCGGCGGTGCCTCCCCGGTCTTCTCCCGTGCCTCCTTTGGGGGCAAGGGCAGCAGCGGCAGCTCTGTCACCTCCCGCGTCTACCAGGTGTCCCGCACCTCCgctgtccccagcctgtccAGCTTCCGCACCACCCGCGTGACACCCCTCCGCTCCTACCAAAGCACCTACCAAGGTGCCGGTGAGCTGCTGGACTTCAGCCTGGCCGATGCCATGAACCAGGAGTTCCTCCAGACCCGCACCAACGAGAaggtggagctgcaggagctcaaTGACCGCTTCGCCAACTACATCGAGAAGGTGCGCTTCTTGGAGCAGCAGAATGCCATGATGATGGCTGAGGTGAACCGCCTGCGGGGCAAGGAGCCCACCCGCGTGGCTGAGATGTACGAGGAGGAGCTGCGGGAACTCCGGCACCAGGTGGACCTGCTCACCAGCCAGCGGGCCCGTGTTGAAGTTGAGCGTGACAACCTGCTTGATGACCTGCAGAAGCTCAGGCAGAA GCTGCAAGAGGAGATCCAGCTGAAGGAGGAGGCTGAGAACAACCTGGCTGCTTTCAGAGCT GACGTGGACGCAGCCACGCTGGCACGCATTGACCTGGAAAGACGCATCGAGTCCCTGCAGGAGGAGATTGCCTTCCTCAAGAAGGTGCATGAGGAG GAAATCCGGGAGCTGCAGGCTCAGTTGCAGGAGCAGCACATCCAAGTGGAGATGGACATCTCCAAGCCCGACCTGACGGCCGCACTGCGGGACATCCGTGCTCAGTATGAGAGCATCGCTGCCAAGAACATCGCGGAGGCTGAGGAGTGGTACAAGTCCAAG GTCTCTGATCTGACACAGGCAGCCAACAAGAACAATGACGCGCTGCGACAGGCAAAACAGGAGATGCTGGAGTACCGGCACCAGATCCAGTCCTACACCTGTGAGATTGATGCCCTCAAGGGCACG aACGACTCGCTGATGCGCCAGATGCGGGAGATGGAGGAGCGCTTtgcaggggaggctggagggtACCAGGACACCATTGCCCGGCTGGAGGAGGAGATCCGGCACCTGAAGGACGAGATGGCTCGGCACCTGCGTGAGTACCAGGACCTGCTCAACGTCAAGATGGCCCTGGATGTGGAGATCGCCACATACCGCAAGCTGCTGGAGGGCGAGGAGAACCG GATCAGCATCCCCATGCACCAGACCTTTGCCTCTGCACTCAATTTCCGAG AGACCAGCCCAGAGCAGCGTGGCTCCGAGGTGCACACCAAAAAGACCGTGATGATCAAAACCATCGAAACCCGTGATGGAGAG GTGGTGAGCGAGgcaacccagcagcagcatgaagtGCTGTAG